From one Lactiplantibacillus paraplantarum genomic stretch:
- the prfB gene encoding peptide chain release factor 2 (programmed frameshift), giving the protein MELSEYKHLIEEMQSAVDDFRGSLDLDALNESIQENEARMADPGFWDDQAAAQKVIDDNNVLKGKYETFKQLADEVGDLAVAYELLNEEPDAEMQAEFETDFQHAEHDLQQYRLNLLLDGPYDRNNAILEIHPGAGGTESQDWGAMLLRMYTRWAASHNFKVETVDYQAGDEAGIKSVTLLISGHNAYGYLRSEKGVHRLVRISPFDAAGRRHTSFASVDVMPELDDTVDVDIRPEDLKIDVYRASGAGGQHVNKTSSAVRITHVPTGIVVASQAQRSQLQNRQTALNMLRAKLYEREEEKKAKERAAIQGEQMDIGWGSQIRSYVFHPYTMVKDHRTNYESHDGQAVMDGDLDPFMDAYLQWKLAQRNPQ; this is encoded by the exons GTGGAATTAAGTGAATATAAACACCTGATCGAAGAAATGCAAAGTGCTGTCGACGACTTTAGGGGGTCGCTT GACTTAGATGCTTTGAACGAAAGCATTCAAGAAAATGAAGCCCGCATGGCCGATCCCGGTTTTTGGGACGATCAAGCAGCTGCACAGAAGGTTATTGATGATAATAATGTCTTGAAAGGCAAGTATGAGACGTTTAAACAGTTAGCTGATGAAGTTGGGGATTTGGCGGTCGCGTACGAATTATTAAACGAGGAACCAGATGCTGAGATGCAGGCTGAGTTTGAAACGGATTTCCAGCACGCCGAACACGATTTACAACAGTACCGGCTCAATCTGCTTTTAGATGGGCCCTATGATCGCAACAATGCCATTTTGGAAATTCATCCAGGAGCTGGTGGGACTGAATCTCAAGACTGGGGTGCCATGTTACTACGGATGTATACTCGATGGGCGGCCAGCCATAACTTTAAGGTTGAAACGGTGGACTATCAAGCTGGTGATGAGGCTGGTATTAAGAGCGTAACCTTACTAATTAGTGGTCACAATGCGTACGGATATTTGCGCTCTGAAAAAGGTGTTCACCGGTTAGTTCGGATTTCACCATTTGATGCAGCTGGGCGGCGGCATACATCATTTGCTAGTGTTGATGTGATGCCCGAACTAGATGATACGGTTGATGTTGACATTCGGCCTGAAGATTTAAAAATTGATGTTTATCGGGCCAGTGGTGCCGGTGGTCAACATGTCAATAAAACTTCTTCAGCAGTGCGCATTACCCATGTGCCAACGGGAATTGTGGTTGCCAGTCAGGCGCAGCGGTCACAATTACAAAACCGGCAAACGGCGTTGAATATGTTACGAGCGAAGCTATACGAGCGCGAAGAAGAGAAAAAGGCCAAGGAACGGGCTGCAATTCAAGGTGAACAGATGGATATTGGCTGGGGGTCACAAATTCGATCCTACGTCTTCCATCCGTACACGATGGTTAAAGATCATCGGACTAATTATGAATCACATGATGGCCAGGCTGTGATGGACGGGGACCTTGATCCGTTTATGGATGCTTATTTACAATGGAAATTAGCCCAGCGCAATCCGCAATAG
- a CDS encoding DEAD/DEAH box helicase: MEAQALYGRQLALSAHEATAVPAGVQVLPAMQVDEHNVICQRCGSYLDRLRAQLPKQQYYCYQCLNLGRVSTLVKLYHMPEPNDFATVPVCTWHGTLTTQQAACAQSIQANFIAHKRQLLWAVTGAGKTEMLFPGIAWALAHRWRVAIASPRVDVCLELAPRLQAAFADAQIAVLHGHNPEPYRYTQLTICTTHQLLRFRQAFDVLIIDEVDAFPFAANPRLAFAVNQAAKVNGAILYLTATPSRALLKQVRRGELAISYLPLRFHQHLLPPIKVRLQPNWHQLLLQGKLPRCLVQQLQKYQHNHRRFLLFVPRIQQLASVYAALRHYCPQMMGQTVYSADPERLTKVQQMRSKQLQYLVTTTILERGVTFPGIDVIVLGADDAVFSTAALVQIAGRVGRSRDRPTGLVWFICHSHGRNVKRAQRQIQTINQKGRRLRATMPTVP; this comes from the coding sequence ATGGAAGCACAAGCATTATATGGCCGCCAGCTAGCGTTATCCGCACATGAAGCAACCGCGGTACCTGCTGGCGTTCAGGTATTGCCGGCCATGCAAGTTGATGAGCATAACGTTATTTGTCAGCGTTGTGGCAGCTATTTAGATCGACTACGGGCCCAGTTGCCTAAGCAGCAATATTATTGCTATCAATGTTTGAATTTAGGTCGGGTGAGTACGCTTGTTAAACTCTATCATATGCCAGAACCAAATGATTTTGCAACGGTCCCGGTCTGCACATGGCATGGAACGCTGACAACTCAACAAGCAGCTTGTGCCCAATCGATTCAGGCTAATTTTATCGCCCACAAACGCCAATTATTATGGGCAGTAACGGGTGCTGGTAAGACTGAAATGTTATTTCCTGGTATTGCGTGGGCATTAGCGCATCGATGGCGTGTTGCCATTGCGTCACCACGAGTGGACGTTTGTTTAGAGTTAGCACCGCGGCTACAAGCGGCCTTTGCCGATGCTCAAATCGCTGTTCTACATGGGCATAATCCAGAACCTTATCGGTATACACAATTGACGATTTGTACGACACATCAACTGCTACGCTTTCGCCAGGCATTTGACGTCTTGATTATTGATGAAGTTGATGCGTTTCCATTTGCGGCCAACCCGCGCTTAGCTTTTGCGGTGAATCAGGCTGCTAAAGTGAACGGGGCCATTCTTTATTTAACTGCGACGCCGAGTCGGGCGTTATTAAAGCAAGTCCGACGGGGAGAGTTAGCCATTAGTTATTTGCCATTGCGGTTTCACCAACACTTGTTACCACCAATTAAGGTCCGTTTGCAACCTAACTGGCACCAACTGTTACTTCAGGGAAAATTACCACGTTGTCTCGTGCAACAATTACAAAAATATCAGCACAATCATCGGCGTTTCTTGCTCTTTGTTCCCCGGATTCAACAGTTAGCATCGGTATATGCAGCACTACGCCATTATTGTCCACAAATGATGGGGCAGACAGTTTATTCGGCTGATCCAGAACGGTTGACTAAGGTCCAACAAATGCGGTCCAAACAGCTGCAGTACTTAGTTACGACAACGATTTTAGAACGCGGAGTGACCTTTCCGGGGATTGATGTGATTGTTCTTGGTGCGGATGATGCCGTGTTTTCCACGGCCGCACTTGTTCAAATTGCAGGCCGAGTGGGGCGCAGTCGTGATCGGCCAACTGGACTTGTGTGGTTTATTTGTCATAGTCACGGTCGGAATGTCAAACGCGCGCAGCGGCAGATTCAAACAATTAATCAAAAGGGGCGGCGATTACGTGCCACAATGCCTACTGTGCCATAA
- the hpf gene encoding ribosome hibernation-promoting factor, HPF/YfiA family, which yields MLNFNIRGENIEVTQAIRDYVQKRVGKLQKYFDKQVDAIAHVNLKVHPDKTAKVEVTIPLPYLVLRAEETSPDMYASVDLVTDKLERQIRKYKTKVNRKSREKGYKAIDFAATDETVAAADNDQDDKLDVVRTKRVALKPMDNEEAILQMDMLGHDFFIYEDAETDAINIVYRRNDGRYGLIETDDNH from the coding sequence ATGCTAAATTTTAATATTCGCGGTGAAAATATCGAAGTGACCCAAGCAATTCGGGACTACGTTCAAAAACGGGTGGGTAAGTTACAGAAGTACTTTGACAAACAGGTTGACGCAATTGCCCATGTCAACTTAAAAGTTCACCCAGACAAGACGGCTAAAGTCGAAGTCACTATTCCACTTCCCTATTTAGTTCTCCGGGCAGAAGAAACTTCTCCTGATATGTATGCTAGTGTTGATTTGGTGACTGACAAGTTGGAACGCCAAATCCGCAAGTATAAAACTAAGGTTAACCGCAAATCCCGTGAAAAGGGTTATAAAGCGATTGACTTTGCAGCGACTGATGAAACAGTTGCCGCTGCCGACAATGATCAGGACGATAAGTTAGACGTTGTACGCACCAAACGAGTGGCGTTAAAGCCAATGGATAATGAAGAAGCGATTCTACAAATGGATATGCTCGGCCATGACTTCTTTATCTACGAAGATGCGGAAACGGATGCCATTAACATCGTCTATCGGCGTAACGATGGTCGTTATGGTTTGATTGAAACCGACGATAATCACTAA
- a CDS encoding integral membrane protein translates to MQVLKIFELFLLQPLVWLGLLRSYLTAKRRVKNERQYFHSAINPQLVEVRHFLMDGCLLGILMTAISLALGLVVAPIWVVIYEAVAAISLIIIPGALAPVTAFGLSWLIYWAMSPELTTVGGVLQRHGFATTSMSGSLVVNGLILLAIVLATTAILLRWHDQDGRSPQLQPDQRGKRLVRYRWQQLVVLPVGVLIPGDWLHAVFSWWPVFMVGERSFSILLLPLLIGTSVRVYKQLPQIAWRQLASRFSWVAVVSVLVAIIARFAALSPQWLLALMGLVVVLTWGILAQHRYHDRHQQFRYADTEQGVRVIGLRPHTPADKLNLDLGDIILECNRQPVNTEAQFYAALLKSPTYVHLKVRNRQQELIITETAIYNGAPHELGIVLFTDLED, encoded by the coding sequence ATGCAGGTATTAAAGATTTTTGAATTGTTTCTTTTACAACCGTTAGTCTGGTTAGGGTTGTTACGTAGCTATTTAACCGCTAAACGACGAGTCAAGAATGAGCGTCAGTATTTTCATAGTGCCATCAACCCACAATTAGTTGAAGTCCGTCACTTTTTAATGGATGGCTGTTTGTTAGGAATTCTAATGACCGCTATTAGCTTGGCATTGGGATTAGTGGTGGCTCCCATCTGGGTCGTAATTTACGAAGCGGTGGCAGCAATCAGTTTAATTATTATTCCAGGGGCATTGGCACCAGTGACGGCGTTTGGTTTGAGTTGGTTAATTTATTGGGCCATGAGTCCGGAACTAACTACGGTTGGTGGTGTTCTACAACGACACGGTTTTGCCACAACGAGCATGAGTGGTAGCTTAGTCGTGAACGGGTTGATATTACTGGCAATCGTTTTAGCTACTACGGCGATATTGTTACGTTGGCATGATCAGGATGGTCGTTCGCCACAGTTACAACCGGATCAACGTGGTAAACGGCTTGTTCGCTATCGGTGGCAGCAATTGGTGGTTTTACCAGTTGGGGTATTGATTCCTGGCGATTGGTTGCACGCAGTATTTAGCTGGTGGCCAGTTTTTATGGTTGGTGAACGGTCCTTTAGTATTTTATTGTTACCTTTGTTAATTGGGACAAGCGTTCGAGTTTATAAACAGTTGCCACAAATTGCGTGGCGTCAATTAGCAAGTCGCTTTAGTTGGGTTGCAGTGGTTAGTGTATTGGTTGCAATTATTGCACGTTTTGCGGCACTCAGTCCGCAGTGGCTCCTGGCACTGATGGGGTTGGTTGTGGTGCTAACTTGGGGAATCTTAGCACAGCACCGGTATCATGATCGTCATCAGCAGTTTCGATACGCGGATACGGAGCAAGGGGTGCGAGTAATTGGTTTAAGACCACACACACCGGCTGATAAATTAAACCTCGATTTAGGGGATATTATCTTGGAGTGTAATCGGCAACCGGTTAATACGGAGGCCCAATTTTATGCGGCTTTACTTAAAAGTCCGACATATGTTCATTTAAAAGTGCGTAATCGGCAACAGGAATTGATTATTACCGAAACGGCGATCTATAATGGCGCCCCACACGAGTTAGGAATTGTGTTATTCACTGATCTGGAGGATTAA
- a CDS encoding response regulator transcription factor: MTMDKILVVDDEPAIVTLLSYNLKQAGYEVVTATNGADALSLGLAQSFTCILLDLMLPKLDGMEVTKKLRQEKVQTPIIIVTAKNDEFDKVFGLELGADDYITKPFSPREVLARIKAVIRRTTPDEPVTPPAPGIPANRSVMLVGDLQIDQNKYRVARNGHNISLTPKEFELLVYFVEREGRVLSRDAILNHVWGYDYASETRIVDIHISHLREKIEVDPKQPRLIRTVRGFGYEFVGDNHA; encoded by the coding sequence ATGACCATGGATAAGATTTTAGTGGTAGACGATGAGCCGGCTATCGTGACGTTATTATCATATAACTTGAAGCAGGCGGGGTATGAAGTTGTGACAGCGACGAATGGTGCGGACGCGTTGTCCTTAGGTTTAGCTCAATCATTTACTTGTATTTTATTAGATTTAATGTTGCCTAAGCTCGATGGGATGGAAGTCACTAAAAAGTTACGGCAAGAGAAAGTTCAGACACCGATCATTATCGTGACGGCTAAAAATGATGAATTTGATAAAGTATTCGGCCTAGAATTAGGTGCGGATGACTATATTACGAAGCCATTCTCACCACGTGAGGTGCTTGCTCGGATTAAAGCTGTTATTCGGCGAACGACGCCAGATGAACCAGTGACACCACCGGCACCAGGGATACCTGCCAATCGTTCGGTGATGCTAGTTGGGGATTTGCAAATTGATCAAAATAAGTATCGGGTTGCACGTAATGGTCACAATATTAGTTTGACGCCTAAGGAATTTGAGTTACTGGTGTACTTTGTGGAACGAGAAGGCCGAGTGCTTAGTCGTGATGCGATTTTAAACCATGTTTGGGGATATGACTATGCTAGTGAAACTCGGATTGTTGACATCCACATTTCACATTTACGTGAAAAAATTGAAGTTGATCCTAAGCAGCCGCGGTTAATTCGGACAGTACGAGGGTTTGGCTATGAATTTGTTGGTGACAACCATGCATAA
- a CDS encoding ComF family protein, which produces MSTKVTLPWILSWQPVPLRVVCSVCWQQFVPIDRLTACPSCGRAQKKLQRCLDCQRWLELASFHNEALFTYNDAMHDYFQRYKFQGDYQLRRVFATVIQQAVAERDADICLAIPVTPTTMQTRGFNQVAGWLAAEPAPVITTRATAKSVPQSKKGRQARLQTPQPFSIVGKTTLTNQHILLVDDIYTTGRTIRHAAALLLENGAKSVTGLTLAR; this is translated from the coding sequence ATGTCAACTAAGGTCACGTTGCCATGGATACTTAGTTGGCAGCCAGTACCGTTGCGGGTCGTCTGTTCAGTTTGCTGGCAACAATTCGTGCCTATTGACCGGCTAACGGCGTGTCCAAGTTGTGGACGTGCTCAGAAAAAATTACAGCGGTGTCTGGATTGTCAACGTTGGCTTGAATTGGCATCGTTCCATAACGAAGCACTCTTCACTTACAATGACGCGATGCATGATTATTTTCAGCGCTATAAGTTTCAAGGAGATTATCAATTGCGGCGAGTATTTGCAACGGTGATACAGCAGGCCGTGGCTGAGCGGGATGCTGATATTTGTCTAGCAATTCCTGTCACACCAACCACAATGCAAACGCGAGGATTTAATCAAGTTGCGGGCTGGTTAGCTGCTGAACCGGCTCCAGTGATAACGACACGAGCGACCGCTAAATCGGTCCCCCAGTCGAAAAAGGGCCGGCAAGCACGATTGCAGACCCCTCAGCCATTCAGCATAGTAGGGAAGACCACGTTGACTAATCAGCATATTTTATTAGTGGATGATATTTATACGACTGGTCGGACGATTCGCCACGCGGCCGCACTACTTTTGGAAAACGGTGCCAAGAGCGTGACAGGGCTAACCCTTGCCCGCTAA
- the pnpS gene encoding two-component system histidine kinase PnpS: MHNRWQQTTRLLLMENVLTILIVLVVLQHFSPIKWSWQLASSLGCAWLVLAVIEGIIVWRQQSERQKTIDRMEAKLRQMSSQQFPPHILLPQSDPLYSLAQAVNQLESYQKHQTRRAELQEKELMMIMRYLPVGVMVIDHRRQVQLSNPAMSELLQVSVNTVAHIYTKDIQLYALTKLIEDTITSGHNQRATITLTPAPNTQVVEASTVYIQGNRSQFQIVLMSYDITEVYMIEQMQDDFVSNASHELKTPITAISGFTETLLSGAKDDPATLDQFLHIIADESQRLIDLIQDVLSLSRIRAQNTTLLTLVPVAVRPLIEQELVVVQQAIERQHLTINNQVDADLTVTSDPQKLNQIVKNLLTNAIKYNRPRGSVTIATLVSQQTWSLIVKDTGIGISADDQQRIFERFYRASPSRSQQLVSGTGLGLAIVQELVHAMHGTIEVVSQRGVGTTMTVTLPISAVE, encoded by the coding sequence ATGCATAATCGCTGGCAACAGACAACCCGATTGTTACTCATGGAAAATGTATTGACTATCCTGATCGTGTTGGTTGTGTTACAGCATTTTTCGCCAATTAAGTGGTCTTGGCAATTAGCGAGTAGTTTAGGGTGCGCCTGGTTGGTTCTGGCAGTTATTGAAGGAATCATTGTTTGGCGGCAACAGAGTGAACGTCAAAAGACCATTGACCGCATGGAGGCCAAACTCCGCCAGATGAGTAGCCAACAGTTTCCACCACATATTTTATTACCCCAATCAGATCCGTTGTATAGTTTGGCGCAGGCTGTCAATCAGTTAGAAAGTTACCAGAAACACCAGACGCGACGTGCGGAATTGCAAGAAAAAGAATTAATGATGATTATGCGCTACTTACCCGTGGGTGTGATGGTTATTGATCATCGGCGGCAAGTTCAACTATCAAATCCGGCAATGAGTGAACTACTGCAAGTCTCTGTTAACACGGTGGCTCATATTTATACGAAAGACATTCAACTATACGCGTTGACTAAATTAATTGAGGACACGATTACTAGTGGCCATAATCAGCGGGCAACGATTACCTTGACACCGGCGCCCAATACGCAAGTGGTTGAGGCTTCGACTGTTTACATTCAAGGTAATCGGTCGCAATTTCAAATCGTCTTGATGTCGTACGATATTACTGAAGTGTACATGATTGAACAGATGCAAGATGATTTTGTCAGTAATGCGAGTCACGAGTTGAAGACGCCAATCACGGCAATTTCTGGTTTTACCGAAACCTTGCTAAGTGGGGCCAAGGATGATCCGGCAACTTTAGATCAATTTTTGCATATTATTGCTGATGAGAGTCAACGGTTAATTGATTTAATTCAAGATGTTTTATCATTATCGCGAATCCGGGCGCAGAATACGACACTGTTAACATTGGTGCCAGTAGCTGTTCGACCGTTGATTGAACAAGAACTCGTAGTGGTCCAACAGGCGATTGAACGACAACATTTAACGATCAATAATCAAGTTGACGCAGATTTAACGGTAACGAGTGATCCGCAGAAACTGAACCAGATTGTCAAAAATTTGCTAACAAATGCAATCAAGTATAACCGGCCCCGTGGGAGTGTAACGATTGCAACACTGGTCAGTCAGCAGACTTGGTCATTAATTGTTAAGGATACGGGAATCGGCATCAGTGCAGATGATCAACAGCGTATTTTTGAACGGTTTTACCGTGCAAGCCCATCGCGCTCACAGCAGCTAGTGAGTGGGACTGGGCTGGGACTGGCAATTGTTCAAGAATTGGTACACGCGATGCACGGTACGATTGAAGTTGTTAGCCAACGGGGTGTGGGGACAACGATGACGGTCACGTTACCGATATCAGCGGTTGAATAG
- a CDS encoding YigZ family protein: MTNPYYTITQDTVFEQTIKKSRFIAHLYRISDEADAQTKIAAVRTANPKANHNCFAYMLGDDDHIQRMSDDGEPVGTAGSPILEVLKTNELHDVLAVVTRYFGGVKLGAGGLIRAYNGTPAEAIEVSGKVQRVLQARIAITLDYRNVDALAYYLQQNQLTTLDTDYGVQVTQLIAVTQSEVTSVQQAITNLLSGQVTFAEQGEQYTEIPVTRT; this comes from the coding sequence TTGACTAACCCTTACTACACCATTACTCAAGACACAGTATTTGAACAAACTATAAAAAAATCCCGTTTCATTGCTCATCTATACCGCATTAGTGACGAAGCAGATGCTCAAACTAAAATTGCGGCGGTTCGCACGGCTAATCCTAAAGCTAACCACAATTGCTTTGCTTACATGCTTGGTGATGATGACCATATTCAACGAATGAGTGACGATGGTGAACCAGTAGGAACCGCCGGATCACCAATCTTAGAAGTTTTAAAGACTAATGAATTACATGACGTGCTAGCGGTCGTGACTCGTTACTTTGGTGGTGTCAAACTTGGCGCTGGTGGTCTTATTCGCGCCTACAATGGGACCCCGGCTGAAGCCATCGAAGTTAGCGGTAAGGTCCAGCGCGTCTTACAAGCCCGCATCGCAATCACCCTTGATTATCGAAACGTTGATGCCTTAGCCTACTATTTACAACAAAATCAGCTAACAACGCTCGATACTGACTATGGTGTTCAAGTCACGCAACTCATTGCGGTGACCCAATCTGAGGTAACTTCGGTTCAGCAAGCCATCACCAACTTGCTGAGTGGTCAAGTGACCTTTGCTGAACAAGGTGAACAATATACAGAAATTCCAGTCACCCGTACTTAA
- the secA gene encoding preprotein translocase subunit SecA, translated as MANILKRWVESDKRIIRRLDKIANKVEAYADEYAKLSDADLQAKTPEFRERYKEGESLDDLLPEAFATAREGAKRVLGLYPFHVQILGGIVLHEGDIAEMKTGEGKTLTATMPVYLNAISGKGVHVVTVNEYLSARDATEMGELYNWLGMSVGINGAEKSPEEKRAAYNADITYSTNGEIGFDYLRDNMVVYREDMVQRPLNFAIIDEVDSILIDEARTPLIISGQSEGTTGMYKRADRFAKTLTKDEDYKVDLESKTVALLDEGIRKAEKYFGLENLYDTDNTALNHYLDEALRANYIMLKDKDYVISDGQALIVDSFTGRIMDGRRFSDGLHQAIEAKEHVEIQEETKTMANITYQNLFRMYKKLSGMTGTAKTEQEEFREIYNMEVITIPTNRPMIRDDRSDLLYPTLQSKFNAVVKEIKQLHEKGQPMLIGTVAVETSEYLSHRLDEENIPHVVLNAKNHAKEADIVANAGQRGAVTIATNMAGRGTDIKLGPGVKEVGGLAVIGTERHESRRIDNQLRGRAGRQGDPGMSQFYLSLEDDLMLRFGSERIKNFLQRMNVEDDDAVIQSRMITRQVESAQKRVEGNNYDSRKNVLQYDDVMRAQREVIYGERQQVIMEEKSLKPVIMPMIKRTVERTVQLHMQGDSKDWDLDAVVDFAQAAMVKEDSISVADLKGKSPAEVEAYLMDRVDKIYADKAKQLYDAGQMLEFEKVVILRVVDSHWTDHIDAMDQLRQSIGLRGYGQLNPLVEYQRDGYQMFEEMVADIDYDTTRLFMKSEIRQNIQR; from the coding sequence ATGGCCAACATTTTAAAACGCTGGGTTGAAAGCGACAAGCGGATTATTCGGCGTCTGGATAAGATTGCTAATAAAGTTGAAGCTTATGCTGACGAATACGCCAAGTTAAGTGATGCTGACTTGCAAGCGAAAACCCCAGAATTTCGTGAACGGTACAAGGAGGGCGAATCGTTAGACGATTTGTTGCCAGAAGCATTTGCAACGGCGCGTGAAGGTGCAAAACGGGTACTTGGATTATATCCATTCCACGTTCAAATTCTTGGTGGTATCGTGTTACACGAGGGTGATATCGCTGAAATGAAGACTGGTGAAGGGAAGACCTTAACGGCCACCATGCCAGTTTATTTGAATGCGATCTCTGGTAAGGGTGTCCACGTTGTAACGGTTAATGAATACTTATCAGCGCGTGACGCGACTGAGATGGGCGAACTTTACAACTGGTTAGGAATGAGTGTCGGTATTAATGGGGCTGAAAAGTCACCAGAAGAAAAGCGCGCAGCTTATAATGCCGATATTACTTACTCAACGAACGGTGAAATTGGGTTTGATTACTTACGTGATAACATGGTGGTTTATCGTGAAGATATGGTCCAACGGCCACTGAATTTCGCAATTATTGATGAAGTGGACTCCATTTTAATCGATGAGGCGCGGACACCATTAATCATTTCTGGTCAGTCGGAAGGAACGACCGGGATGTATAAGCGGGCTGATCGGTTTGCCAAGACGTTAACCAAGGATGAGGATTACAAGGTCGACTTGGAATCTAAGACTGTTGCATTATTAGACGAAGGGATTCGGAAGGCTGAAAAGTATTTTGGCTTGGAAAATCTTTATGATACTGATAATACGGCGCTGAACCATTACTTGGATGAAGCCTTACGTGCTAATTACATCATGTTGAAGGATAAAGACTACGTGATTTCCGATGGTCAAGCATTGATTGTTGATTCCTTTACGGGACGGATCATGGATGGTCGGCGTTTCTCTGATGGTTTGCATCAAGCAATCGAAGCTAAAGAACATGTTGAGATTCAAGAAGAAACCAAGACAATGGCGAATATCACGTACCAAAACTTATTCCGGATGTACAAAAAGTTATCTGGGATGACTGGGACGGCTAAGACGGAACAAGAAGAATTCCGCGAAATCTATAACATGGAAGTTATTACGATTCCAACCAACCGGCCAATGATTCGTGATGATCGTTCAGATTTGCTTTACCCAACGTTACAAAGTAAGTTTAACGCCGTGGTTAAAGAAATTAAACAACTCCACGAAAAGGGGCAACCAATGTTAATTGGGACCGTTGCCGTGGAAACATCAGAGTACTTATCGCATCGTTTGGATGAGGAAAATATTCCGCACGTGGTTCTGAACGCTAAGAACCATGCGAAGGAAGCCGATATTGTGGCGAACGCTGGTCAACGCGGTGCAGTTACAATTGCCACCAACATGGCTGGTCGTGGGACTGATATTAAATTGGGACCGGGTGTTAAAGAGGTCGGCGGGTTAGCTGTCATTGGTACGGAACGGCATGAGTCCCGACGGATCGATAACCAATTGCGGGGCCGTGCTGGTCGTCAAGGTGATCCTGGTATGTCACAATTCTACCTCTCACTTGAAGATGATTTGATGCTACGGTTCGGTTCAGAACGGATCAAGAACTTCTTACAACGGATGAACGTTGAAGATGATGATGCGGTCATTCAATCACGGATGATTACCCGCCAAGTTGAATCAGCTCAAAAACGGGTTGAAGGGAATAACTATGATTCCCGGAAGAACGTTTTACAATATGATGATGTCATGCGGGCACAACGTGAAGTGATTTACGGTGAGCGCCAACAAGTCATTATGGAAGAAAAATCCTTAAAGCCGGTCATTATGCCAATGATCAAGCGGACTGTCGAACGAACGGTTCAACTTCACATGCAGGGTGATTCCAAGGATTGGGATTTGGATGCGGTCGTTGATTTTGCCCAAGCAGCAATGGTCAAGGAAGACTCGATTAGTGTGGCTGATTTAAAGGGTAAGTCACCGGCGGAGGTTGAGGCTTACTTGATGGACCGCGTTGATAAGATTTATGCTGATAAGGCTAAACAGCTTTACGATGCTGGTCAGATGCTAGAATTTGAAAAAGTCGTGATTTTACGAGTGGTCGATTCACATTGGACTGACCATATTGATGCGATGGATCAATTACGGCAATCGATCGGCTTACGGGGCTATGGTCAGTTGAATCCATTAGTTGAATACCAACGTGATGGTTATCAGATGTTTGAAGAAATGGTTGCAGATATTGATTACGATACGACCCGTCTCTTCATGAAGTCCGAAATTCGCCAAAATATTCAACGTTAA